The following are encoded together in the Zingiber officinale cultivar Zhangliang chromosome 8A, Zo_v1.1, whole genome shotgun sequence genome:
- the LOC122012809 gene encoding dof zinc finger protein DOF1.8-like isoform X2, whose protein sequence is MEVPHSLLYQQPQGGLVNQQRQERKPRPQAEQALNCPRCASTNTKFCYYNNYSLSQPRYFCKGCRRYWTQGGSLRNVPVGGGCRKNKRSSSSFSSSSKIIKSSLSSSSDLNANKAANSFNAPLPLSIPPVCNNLAMAFADNVFLLGHATGNPATATNSSFLDILTSTAASSSTGQALSSGIVPDNGGLSNLYFGEEKEGPLMSFEGGVDERALEDRVREPNSSWQGLVMNGSSSMEGIRMDMPFSALGDAYSFF, encoded by the exons ATGGAAGTTCCTCACAGTCTcctg TACCAGCAGCCGCAAGGAGGTCTGGTGAACCAGCAGCGGCAAGAGAGGAAGCCAAGGCCTCAGGCGGAACAGGCCCTCAACTGCCCTCGCTGCGCCTCCACCAACACCAAGTTTTGCTACTACAACAACTACAGCCTCTCGCAGCCGCGATACTTCTGCAAGGGTTGCCGGAGGTACTGGACGCAGGGGGGCTCCCTTAGGAATGTCCCCGTCGGAGGTGGCTGCCGGAAGAACAAAcgatcctcctcctccttctcctcctcctcaaaAATCATCAAGTCATCGCTGTCGTCTTCGTCAGACCTCAACGCTAATAAAGCCGCCAACTCCTTCAATGCTCCGCTGCCCTTGAGCATTCCTCCCGTTTGCAATAACCTAGCCATGGCCTTCGCTGATAATGTCTTTCTTCTAGGGCATGCAACGGGTAATCCTGCTACCGCGACAAACTCTAGCTTTCTTGACATCTTGACGAGCACTGCCGCTTCCTCTTCGACGGGTCAAGCTCTGAGCAGCGGCATTGTTCCCGACAATGGCGGTTTGAGCAACCTCTACtttggagaagagaaggaggggcCATTAATGTCCTTTGAGGGAGGAGTTGACGAGAGAGCGTTGGAGGACAGAGTTAGGGAGCCTAATAGTTCGTGGCAAGGGCTCGTGATGAATGGCTCGTCGTCGATGGAAGGAATAAGAATGGATATGCCCTTTTCAGCACTCGGAGATGCTTATTCTTTCTTCTGA
- the LOC122012810 gene encoding probable sugar phosphate/phosphate translocator At3g11320 isoform X1 produces MSTKGNWSPLASGRFFTFFLVASWYASNIGVLLLNKYLLSNYGFRYPIFLTMCHMAACSLLSYVAIAWLRVAPMQTVRSRLQLVKIVALSLVFCSSVVSGNVSLKYLPVSFNQAVGATTPFFTAVFAYIMTVKRESWITYITLIPVVSGVVIASGGEPSFHLFGFLMCIGATAARALKSVLQGILLSSEGEKLNSMNLLLYMAPIAVVLLLPAAIIMEENVVGITLALARKDIRILWYLLFNSSLAYFVNLTNFLVTKHTSALTLQVLGNAKGAVAVVVSILIFRNPVTVTGMLGYTVTVVGVILYSEVKKRNK; encoded by the exons ATGAGCACCAAGGGCAACTGGTCGCCGTTGGCTAGCGGCcggttctttaccttctttctggTGGCGTCGTGGTACGCCTCCAACATCGGGGTGCTCCTCCTCAACAAATACCTTCTTAGCAACTACGGCTTCAGGTACCCCATCTTCCTCACGATGTGTCATATGGCGGCGTGTTCGTTACTCAGCTACGTCGCTATCGCCTGGCTGAGGGTGGCGCCGATGCAGACCGTGCGGTCGCGGCTGCAGCTGGTGAAGATCGTGGCGCTCAGCCTCGTCTTCTGCAGCTCGGTTGTTAGTGGGAATGTGTCCCTCAAGTACCTTCCGGTGTCGTTCAATCAGGCGGTGGGAGCAACCACGCCCTTCTTCACCGCCGTGTTCGCATATATTATGACCGTGAAGAGAGAATCCTGGATCACCTACATTACTCTTATTCCAGTCGTCTCTGGTGTCGTCATTGCCAGCGGG GGAGAACCAAGTTTCCATTTGTTTGGCTTTCTCATGTGCATAGGTGCAACTGCTGCAAGAGCACTTAAGTCAGTGTTGCAAGGGATATTGTTGTCGTCTGAAGG GGAAAAACTAAATTCTATGAATCTTCTCCTGTATATGGCTCCAATAGCAGTTGTTTTATTACTCCCTGCTGCTATAATCATGGAGGAGAATGTGGTTGGCATCACATTGGCACTTGCTAGAAAAGATATCAGAATTTTATGGTACCTATTGTTTAATTCTTCTCTTgcctattttgtgaatttgaccAACTTCTTGGTGACCAAACATACGAGCGCTTTGACTCTCCAG GTTCTTGGAAATGCCAAAGGTGCCGTTGCTGTGGTTGTCTCAATTTTAATATTCAGGAATCCAGTAACAGTCACCGGGATGCTTGGTTACACAGTCACAGTAGTTGGTGTTATTCTTTACAGTGAAGTGAAGAAACGCAACAAGTGA
- the LOC122012812 gene encoding uncharacterized protein LOC122012812: MGASESLLSKQQQQQPIDEITTVSERTESVDPLLDRVRALKIAPPLLNSPPPTESSLSDILVRRPSSSSSAPISGTLNPKVLTELFSVYREWQEEKASKISKKQEVIENKIDTADALAIKLLQRFNYSVSSMRSTANSLAEVNQLQVDVGELKGRLTEVISNCDALCKRIATEGPESLRSSVSSFSTSNLETQTNYSLRKSSQTTEQQFALDFMKPS; this comes from the exons ATGGGCGCCTCCGAGTCCCTCCTTTCcaagcaacagcagcaacaa CCGATCGATGAAATCACCACCGTTTCTGAGAGGACCGAGAGCGTAGATCCCCTTCTGGATCGCGTCAGGGCCCTCAAGATC GCGCCGCCGCTGCTTAACTCGCCGCCTCCGACGGAATCCAGCTTATCCGATATTCTTGTCAGGAGACCCTCGTCATCGTCGTCCGCACCTATTTCAG GTACTTTGAATCCAAAGGTTCTGACGGAGCTCTTCTCTGTGTACCGTGAGTGGCAGGAAGAGAAGGCCAGTAAAATCAGCAAGAAGCAG GAAGTGATCGAAAACAAGATTGATACTGCAGATGCTTTGGCAATTAAGCTTCTTCAGCGCTTCAATTATTCAGTTTCCTCCATGAGATCAACTGCTAACAGTCTGGCTGAAG TGAATCAATTACAGGTAGATGTTGGTGAACTCAAAGGCAGGCTTACTGAAGTGATAAGCAATTGTGACGCCCTATGCAAGAGAATTGCGACAGAAGGGCCTGAATCGCTCAGGTCCTCTGTGAGTTCATTCTCCACCAGCAACCTGGAAACACAGACCAATTATTCATTGAGAAAGAGTTCTCAAACAACCGAGCAGCAGTTTGCCTTGGACTTTATGAAACCTTCCTAA
- the LOC122012810 gene encoding probable sugar phosphate/phosphate translocator At5g05820 isoform X2 — MSTKGNWSPLASGRFFTFFLVASWYASNIGVLLLNKYLLSNYGFRYPIFLTMCHMAACSLLSYVAIAWLRVAPMQTVRSRLQLVKIVALSLVFCSSVVSGNVSLKYLPVSFNQAVGATTPFFTAVFAYIMTVKRESWITYITLIPVVSGVVIASGGEPSFHLFGFLMCIGATAARALKSVLQGILLSSEGEKLNSMNLLLYMAPIAVVLLLPAAIIMEENVVGITLALARKDIRILWFLEMPKVPLLWLSQF; from the exons ATGAGCACCAAGGGCAACTGGTCGCCGTTGGCTAGCGGCcggttctttaccttctttctggTGGCGTCGTGGTACGCCTCCAACATCGGGGTGCTCCTCCTCAACAAATACCTTCTTAGCAACTACGGCTTCAGGTACCCCATCTTCCTCACGATGTGTCATATGGCGGCGTGTTCGTTACTCAGCTACGTCGCTATCGCCTGGCTGAGGGTGGCGCCGATGCAGACCGTGCGGTCGCGGCTGCAGCTGGTGAAGATCGTGGCGCTCAGCCTCGTCTTCTGCAGCTCGGTTGTTAGTGGGAATGTGTCCCTCAAGTACCTTCCGGTGTCGTTCAATCAGGCGGTGGGAGCAACCACGCCCTTCTTCACCGCCGTGTTCGCATATATTATGACCGTGAAGAGAGAATCCTGGATCACCTACATTACTCTTATTCCAGTCGTCTCTGGTGTCGTCATTGCCAGCGGG GGAGAACCAAGTTTCCATTTGTTTGGCTTTCTCATGTGCATAGGTGCAACTGCTGCAAGAGCACTTAAGTCAGTGTTGCAAGGGATATTGTTGTCGTCTGAAGG GGAAAAACTAAATTCTATGAATCTTCTCCTGTATATGGCTCCAATAGCAGTTGTTTTATTACTCCCTGCTGCTATAATCATGGAGGAGAATGTGGTTGGCATCACATTGGCACTTGCTAGAAAAGATATCAGAATTTTATG GTTCTTGGAAATGCCAAAGGTGCCGTTGCTGTGGTTGTCTCAATTTTAA
- the LOC122012809 gene encoding dof zinc finger protein DOF1.8-like isoform X1, which translates to MEVPHSLLPITGNLQYQQPQGGLVNQQRQERKPRPQAEQALNCPRCASTNTKFCYYNNYSLSQPRYFCKGCRRYWTQGGSLRNVPVGGGCRKNKRSSSSFSSSSKIIKSSLSSSSDLNANKAANSFNAPLPLSIPPVCNNLAMAFADNVFLLGHATGNPATATNSSFLDILTSTAASSSTGQALSSGIVPDNGGLSNLYFGEEKEGPLMSFEGGVDERALEDRVREPNSSWQGLVMNGSSSMEGIRMDMPFSALGDAYSFF; encoded by the exons ATGGAAGTTCCTCACAGTCTcctg CCTATTACTGGGAACCTGCAGTACCAGCAGCCGCAAGGAGGTCTGGTGAACCAGCAGCGGCAAGAGAGGAAGCCAAGGCCTCAGGCGGAACAGGCCCTCAACTGCCCTCGCTGCGCCTCCACCAACACCAAGTTTTGCTACTACAACAACTACAGCCTCTCGCAGCCGCGATACTTCTGCAAGGGTTGCCGGAGGTACTGGACGCAGGGGGGCTCCCTTAGGAATGTCCCCGTCGGAGGTGGCTGCCGGAAGAACAAAcgatcctcctcctccttctcctcctcctcaaaAATCATCAAGTCATCGCTGTCGTCTTCGTCAGACCTCAACGCTAATAAAGCCGCCAACTCCTTCAATGCTCCGCTGCCCTTGAGCATTCCTCCCGTTTGCAATAACCTAGCCATGGCCTTCGCTGATAATGTCTTTCTTCTAGGGCATGCAACGGGTAATCCTGCTACCGCGACAAACTCTAGCTTTCTTGACATCTTGACGAGCACTGCCGCTTCCTCTTCGACGGGTCAAGCTCTGAGCAGCGGCATTGTTCCCGACAATGGCGGTTTGAGCAACCTCTACtttggagaagagaaggaggggcCATTAATGTCCTTTGAGGGAGGAGTTGACGAGAGAGCGTTGGAGGACAGAGTTAGGGAGCCTAATAGTTCGTGGCAAGGGCTCGTGATGAATGGCTCGTCGTCGATGGAAGGAATAAGAATGGATATGCCCTTTTCAGCACTCGGAGATGCTTATTCTTTCTTCTGA